From Vibrio crassostreae, one genomic window encodes:
- a CDS encoding tetratricopeptide repeat-containing diguanylate cyclase, which yields MNRNNVLGSFLLVVLMSVVLGLYLLYPTYDDDLKHIRPENPSVYSPEKELLLSQYGSTLIDILDVSRGDPNLASQQLEALQAKFPDQDKAIYRAYELMILSNLAQHKLDTEAVSEYVRQIKALAQHEHMGWLKAQSLVELAIEYISKGELAESEIQIRAAIDIAESLHYEELLIKAYNTAGVINNIRNDFPEAQYFFHKGLDLGKKYPHHIYNSKLVSNMALLYIYLEDWPKALELIQKAKKLYYNSGLLEASTIGVLHVNESFAYLRSGELVKGREAYQSAAKLNGDNVSERYKIILLKAESDVLLAEKNFESARQVANLCLRYPGVDKYTLQLGQCYLNRALANIGLNRDNFVFADLKRSHAMFDIVGSRSWKVLGLRTLAEYYDSRGDSENALRYFKLYYKGNKALLFDKRQSDIFLLEQDFATASLAKENELLNAEKELGELTLDKQQLRNRIVVALGIMVMISATLLLIRLRSIQKTNKELLKQSTRCELTGLYNRRYLEQLLTQPMSFNTSQFGISLVILDLDHFKRVNDTFGHDIGDEVLVEVARRVKQHLSPNDVVARWGGEEFVMLLSGSIEPEQQLNVIRLAISETPIDTHSGFLNLTTSIGASIGITQEQLNHDTCKKYLKAADDALYQAKESGRNQVIIVEN from the coding sequence ATGAATAGAAACAATGTGTTAGGTTCATTCCTTCTAGTCGTGCTTATGAGCGTTGTACTTGGGTTGTATTTGCTCTACCCAACTTATGATGACGATTTAAAGCATATTCGCCCTGAAAATCCGAGTGTGTATAGTCCCGAGAAAGAGTTATTACTCTCTCAGTATGGATCTACATTGATTGATATTCTCGATGTATCTCGTGGTGACCCTAATTTAGCTTCCCAACAACTTGAGGCTCTCCAAGCCAAGTTTCCAGACCAAGATAAAGCCATCTATCGTGCTTACGAATTGATGATTCTGTCAAACCTCGCGCAACATAAGTTGGATACCGAAGCGGTTTCAGAATACGTCAGACAGATTAAAGCACTCGCACAACACGAACACATGGGTTGGCTAAAGGCCCAATCATTGGTTGAATTGGCGATCGAATACATCAGTAAAGGGGAGCTAGCGGAATCTGAAATCCAAATCAGAGCAGCGATAGATATCGCGGAATCGCTCCACTATGAAGAGTTGTTGATTAAGGCCTATAATACGGCTGGTGTCATCAACAATATCCGCAATGACTTTCCTGAGGCTCAATACTTTTTCCATAAAGGCTTAGATCTGGGCAAGAAGTACCCTCATCACATCTACAACAGCAAGTTAGTGTCTAACATGGCATTACTTTATATCTATTTGGAAGATTGGCCTAAAGCGCTCGAGCTGATTCAAAAAGCCAAAAAACTCTATTACAACAGCGGGCTCCTCGAAGCTTCTACCATCGGTGTGTTACATGTGAATGAGTCTTTTGCCTATCTGCGAAGTGGTGAGTTAGTTAAAGGCCGAGAGGCGTATCAAAGTGCCGCCAAACTCAATGGCGATAACGTCAGCGAGCGATACAAAATTATCTTGTTAAAAGCAGAGAGTGATGTGTTGTTGGCGGAAAAGAACTTTGAGTCAGCACGGCAAGTCGCAAACCTGTGCCTTAGATATCCGGGAGTGGACAAATACACACTTCAACTGGGTCAGTGTTATTTAAACAGAGCCTTAGCTAACATTGGTTTGAATCGAGACAATTTTGTCTTTGCTGATCTTAAGCGGTCGCATGCAATGTTCGATATTGTTGGCTCTCGCAGCTGGAAAGTCCTCGGTTTAAGAACACTCGCAGAATATTATGACTCGAGAGGCGACAGCGAGAACGCGCTTCGCTACTTTAAGCTCTACTACAAGGGTAACAAGGCACTGTTGTTTGACAAGCGACAGAGCGATATTTTCTTGCTCGAACAAGATTTTGCAACGGCATCTTTAGCTAAAGAGAATGAACTGCTAAATGCAGAGAAGGAGCTTGGTGAGCTGACATTAGATAAGCAGCAGCTACGGAATCGAATTGTTGTCGCCTTGGGTATCATGGTGATGATAAGTGCCACATTACTTTTGATAAGGTTGCGCTCGATCCAGAAGACCAACAAAGAGTTACTCAAGCAATCTACAAGATGCGAACTGACAGGCTTATATAACCGACGTTACTTGGAACAACTTCTAACACAACCAATGTCATTTAATACTTCACAGTTTGGAATCAGTCTGGTTATTCTAGATCTTGACCATTTTAAACGCGTTAATGACACTTTTGGCCATGATATTGGTGATGAGGTTTTAGTGGAAGTAGCAAGGCGAGTAAAACAACATTTATCCCCGAATGACGTCGTGGCTCGCTGGGGTGGTGAAGAATTTGTAATGCTGTTGTCTGGTTCCATTGAGCCTGAGCAACAGTTGAACGTTATCCGTTTAGCTATTTCTGAAACGCCAATTGATACACACTCCGGCTTTTTAAACCTCACCACATCGATAGGGGCGTCGATTGGTATTACTCAAGAGCAACTCAACCATGATACTTGCAAGAAGTACCTCAAAGCCGCGGATGATGCATTATATCAAGCGAAGGAGTCGGGTAGGAACCAAGTTATCATCGTTGAAAATTAA
- a CDS encoding DUF2726 domain-containing protein produces MTNIFIVVIVLVVFFYFIQKYVVKHDDTKDHAYQKKGALMSAQQATFYNALKSAVGNHGEVFAKVSMSNVLVPAKTNNKKNWFIANNKISRSYFDFVVCDPRTLEPRVIIELDNGKELNKGKVDREKLLIHVCKSAGLPLIGASIKHSYQVSRLKRLLAAHIDLIEPSKEVRFCKKCGSPMIIKLASQGDYKGRRFFTCSRQPNCTYTENYNVVFDVDEE; encoded by the coding sequence ATGACTAATATCTTTATCGTTGTAATTGTTCTGGTTGTATTCTTTTACTTTATTCAAAAGTATGTGGTGAAACATGATGACACCAAAGACCATGCTTATCAGAAGAAAGGGGCGTTGATGTCGGCGCAACAGGCGACATTCTATAATGCGCTTAAATCCGCTGTGGGTAACCATGGGGAAGTGTTTGCCAAAGTCAGCATGTCGAACGTACTTGTTCCTGCTAAGACGAACAACAAGAAGAATTGGTTTATCGCCAACAACAAGATCTCTCGTAGTTACTTTGATTTTGTCGTCTGCGACCCACGAACGTTAGAACCCCGTGTGATCATCGAACTCGATAACGGTAAAGAGCTCAATAAAGGGAAGGTCGACCGCGAAAAGCTACTGATTCACGTCTGTAAATCGGCAGGTTTACCTTTGATTGGTGCTTCGATTAAACACAGCTACCAAGTAAGCCGTTTGAAGAGGTTACTGGCAGCGCACATTGATTTAATCGAACCATCCAAAGAAGTTCGATTTTGTAAGAAATGTGGTAGCCCGATGATCATCAAACTGGCAAGCCAAGGCGATTACAAAGGTCGACGATTCTTCACTTGTAGCCGCCAGCCCAACTGTACCTATACCGAAAACTACAACGTTGTATTCGATGTAGATGAGGAATAA